A window of Sulfurovum riftiae contains these coding sequences:
- the hslU gene encoding HslU--HslV peptidase ATPase subunit: MDNLTPKEIVTHLDEYVIGQDEAKKTIAVALRNRYRRMQLDEEMQQDVTPKNILMIGSTGVGKTEIARRLAKMMHLPFIKVEASKYTEVGFVGRDVESMIRDLAATAMGIVREHENEKNKEKIENYIENKIIEKLLPPLPAGASEQKQAEYDASFARMQEKFAKGELDHLKIKVIMPNNPQLPEEGLPPQMIQVQESIVKVLGGMGKKGPEREVTVKEARKILAQEASETLLDEEQLKTLALEKVEKGGIVFLDEVDKIAVPSNSQGRQDPSKEGVQRDLLPIVEGSTVPTKLGPVKTDHILFIAAGAFHLSKPSDLIPELQGRFPLRVELDSLNEETLYRILTEPRHSLIKQYQALMQVEGVELVFEDAALHAIAHFSLTANEKTEDIGARRLHTVMEKILEEISFSADEHTGERVTIDEALVKEKIGKVVEDEDTTRYIL; this comes from the coding sequence TTGGATAATTTGACACCTAAAGAGATCGTTACACATCTTGACGAGTATGTCATAGGACAGGATGAGGCCAAGAAGACCATTGCCGTAGCACTGCGAAACCGCTACAGACGTATGCAGCTCGATGAAGAGATGCAGCAGGATGTTACGCCAAAGAATATTCTGATGATCGGTAGTACCGGAGTGGGGAAGACAGAGATCGCCAGAAGACTGGCAAAGATGATGCATCTTCCGTTCATCAAAGTAGAGGCAAGCAAATATACCGAAGTGGGTTTTGTCGGACGCGATGTCGAGTCGATGATACGGGATCTTGCTGCTACTGCAATGGGAATCGTACGTGAACATGAGAATGAGAAGAACAAAGAGAAGATCGAGAACTATATAGAGAACAAGATCATAGAGAAACTGCTTCCGCCGCTTCCTGCAGGTGCCAGCGAACAGAAGCAGGCCGAGTATGATGCCTCTTTTGCCAGAATGCAGGAGAAGTTCGCCAAAGGTGAACTGGACCACCTCAAGATCAAAGTGATCATGCCGAACAATCCGCAGCTGCCTGAAGAGGGGCTGCCGCCGCAGATGATACAGGTACAGGAATCGATCGTCAAGGTACTTGGAGGTATGGGCAAAAAAGGGCCTGAAAGAGAGGTGACGGTCAAAGAGGCCAGGAAGATCCTGGCGCAGGAAGCCAGTGAAACACTTCTGGATGAAGAGCAGCTTAAAACATTGGCGCTTGAAAAGGTAGAGAAGGGCGGTATTGTCTTCCTGGATGAAGTGGATAAGATCGCCGTACCTTCCAATTCACAGGGCAGACAGGACCCAAGCAAAGAGGGGGTTCAAAGAGACCTGCTTCCTATTGTTGAAGGTTCTACGGTGCCTACCAAACTGGGACCGGTGAAAACAGACCATATCCTTTTCATTGCTGCAGGAGCCTTTCATTTGAGCAAGCCCAGTGACCTCATTCCGGAGCTTCAGGGACGTTTCCCGCTAAGGGTCGAACTGGATTCACTGAATGAAGAGACGCTCTATCGTATCCTGACAGAACCGAGACATTCGCTTATCAAGCAGTATCAGGCACTAATGCAGGTCGAAGGTGTCGAGTTGGTATTCGAAGATGCAGCATTGCATGCCATTGCACACTTCTCCCTGACGGCCAACGAGAAGACGGAAGATATCGGTGCCAGACGCCTGCATACGGTTATGGAGAAGATACTCGAAGAGATCAGTTTCTCCGCAGATGAGCATACTGGTGAGAGAGTGACCATTGACGAAGCACTTGTCAAAGAGAAGATCGGAAAAGTGGTTGAAGATGAAGATACGACACGATATATCCTGTAA
- the era gene encoding GTPase Era: MFNNGKIDTKAGFVAVVGRPNAGKSTLLNHVVGEKLAMVSKKAQATRKRMNIIVMHDNAQIIFVDTPGIHEKERLLNKFMLDEALKAMGDADLIVFLAPVTDKLAEYEKFLALNEAKNVKHIVVLTKMDHVKQGDILKKLGEYQKYQDRFEAIIPFSVNKKVGKKQLLDEIVKHLPESPFLYDTEILTTENIRDIYKELIRESIFENLSDEIPYESDVTIEKIEESDTMDKVYATIVVEKETQKGMIVGQKGVGIKRVGKLAREQMEFFSGKKIFLDLHVSVKKGWSKNRESLEEFGYIV, encoded by the coding sequence ATGTTCAATAATGGAAAAATAGATACCAAAGCGGGCTTTGTAGCAGTAGTCGGAAGACCCAATGCGGGGAAGAGTACTCTTTTGAACCATGTGGTGGGTGAAAAGCTGGCAATGGTCTCGAAGAAGGCACAGGCAACACGTAAAAGAATGAATATCATCGTGATGCATGACAATGCGCAGATCATTTTTGTGGATACACCGGGTATTCATGAAAAAGAGAGACTGCTCAACAAGTTCATGCTGGATGAAGCACTCAAAGCAATGGGTGATGCAGATTTGATCGTCTTTCTTGCACCGGTAACGGACAAGCTGGCGGAGTATGAAAAATTCCTGGCATTGAACGAAGCAAAGAATGTAAAACACATTGTTGTGCTTACCAAAATGGATCATGTCAAACAGGGAGATATTCTGAAGAAGCTTGGAGAGTATCAGAAATACCAGGACCGTTTTGAAGCGATCATTCCTTTCTCTGTCAACAAAAAGGTGGGAAAGAAACAACTGCTAGATGAAATTGTTAAACATCTTCCCGAATCTCCTTTCCTTTACGATACAGAGATATTGACTACGGAGAATATTCGTGATATCTATAAAGAATTGATCCGTGAGTCTATCTTTGAAAACCTCAGTGATGAAATTCCCTATGAGAGTGATGTGACCATTGAGAAGATAGAAGAGAGTGATACGATGGACAAGGTCTATGCAACGATCGTTGTAGAGAAAGAGACCCAAAAGGGTATGATCGTCGGACAAAAAGGTGTTGGAATAAAACGGGTAGGGAAACTTGCACGCGAGCAGATGGAATTCTTTTCAGGCAAGAAGATCTTTCTGGATCTCCATGTCTCAGTCAAGAAGGGTTGGAGCAAGAACAGAGAAAGTCTGGAAGAATTCGGATATATCGTCTAA